The nucleotide sequence CGGCCTGCCTGTCCAATCCCTCCCACGAGCCCCAGCCCCCACGCCCCATGCCAGCGCCCGAGACCGGCCCGAACACCCCGCTCTTCATCGTGCTCAATGCCGCCTCCGGCAGCGAGGACGCCGTCCAGGCCCGCCAGGTCATCGAGGAAGGCTGCGCCGCGGCCGACCGCCGGCTGCGCATCTTCACGGTCGACCGCGGCAGCGCCGACGACGGCCCCGGCAGCCTGCGCGCGCTGGCGCGCGAGGCGGTGGAGCGCGCACGGGCCGCCGGCGGCGTGGTGGTGGCCGCGGGCGGCGACGGCACCATCAACGCCGTGGCCCAGGCCACGCTGGGCAGCGGCTGCGCCTTCGGCGTGCTGCCGCAGGGCACCTTCAACTACTTCAGCCGCGCCCACGGCATCCCGCGAGACACCGCGCAGGCGCTCGAGGTGCTGCTGACCCAAACGCCGCGGCCGGTGCAGGTCGGGCTGCTCAACGACCGCGCCTTCCTGGTCAACGCCAGCCTCGGCCTGTACGCCCAGCTGCTCGAGGAGCGCGAGCACTACAAGTCGCGCTACGGGCGCAACCGCCTGATCGCGCTCGGCGCGGGTCTGCTCACGGTGCTGCGCGGCCACCGCACGCTCGACCTGCGCATGGGCTGGCGCGGCCAGGAGCGCGCGATCCGCACGCCCACGCTGTTCGTCGGCAACAACCCGCTGCAGCTGCTGCAGATCGGCATCGAGCATGCCGACGCGCCCGAGCAGGGCCAGCTGGCGGCGGTGGCGCTCAAGCCCCATGGCCTGCTGTCGATGCCGGGGCTGCTGCTGCGCGGCGCGCTCGGGCGGCTCGGCGAGGCCGACGAGGTCCTGAGCTTCCCCTTCGAATCGATGACCGTGCGCATCGGCCGCGCGGGCAGCCGCGGCCCGCGGCGCGTGAAGGTGGCGACCGACGGCGAGATCGCCTGGGCCGAGATGCCGCTGCTGTTCCGCGTCTCGCCCGAGCCGCTGTGGCTGATACGGCCCGACGTGGCGCCCGAGCTCGAGGCCGCCAAGCAATGAGTGTGTTGCTGCAGGTTTCCGACCCGCACTTCGGCACCGAGCAGCCGCCGGTGCTGGCGGCGCTCGAGCGGCTGGCGCGCGAGCTCGCGCCCGAGCTGCTGGTGCTGTCGGGCGACATCACGCAGCGCGCCACGCGCGCGCAGTTCGCGGCCGCGCGCGCCTTCGTTGATCGGCTGGCGCCGCCGGCGCTGCTGGCGATCCCGGGCAACCACGACATCCCGCTGTTCCAGCTCGCGGCGCGCGCCTTCGCGCCCTACGGCCGCTACAGCGAGGCCTTCGGCGACGAGCTCGAGCCGGTGATCGACCGGCCCGGCTGGCTGGCGATCGGCGTCAAGACCACGCGCCGCTGGCGCCACGAGGACGGCGAGGTGTCGCGCGCGCAGGTCGAGCGGGTGGCCCGGCGGCTGGCGGCGGCGGCGCCGTCGCAGCTGCGCGTGGTGGTCACGCACCAGCCGGTGGCGGTGACGCGGCGCGAGGACATCGGCAACCGGCTGCATGGCGGCGAGGTCGCGGTGGCGCGCTGGGCCGCGGCCGGCGCCGACCTGGTGCTCGGCGGCCACATCCACCTGCCCTTCGTGCTGCCGCTGCACGAATGCTTCGCCGGTTTTCCGCGGCCGATGTGGGCGGTGCAGGCGGGCACGGCGGTGTCGTGGCGCGTGCGCGCGGGGCATCCGAACTCGGTCAACGTGCTGCGGCGCGACGACGATGCGCGCGCCTGCGCGGTCGAGCGCTGGGACTATGCGGCCGAGCGCCAGGCCTTCGTGCTCGCCGACGCCGTAAGGCTTTCGCTTGCCAGCACGACGGCGCCGCTTTAGGGTGCGCCGCATGTCATCGGCAGTCCCCGTCCCCTCCTCCCTTTCCTCCTCTCCCCTCCCCACCCCGCCCGCCCTGGTCGCGCATGCCGAACAGCTCGGCGCCCACGCGCTGGGCGGCTTCCTCTCGCTGCTGCTGGCCTCGGTGCTGATCGCCGGCCTGGCCTGCTGGATGGCGCAGCGCCGCCGGCTCGCGCTGGCGGCCGAGGAAGAGCCCGACGAACCGCGGCTGGTGCTGGCGCTGGCGCTCGGCTTCGCGGCGATCCTCGGCGCCTCGAGCCTGTTCGCCTGGATCGCCTCGAACCTCGGCGACGGCCGCACGCTGGGCCTGGCCGACCAGGCACTGACCGATGCGATCGCGCAGCACATGCCGCGCGGCGTGATCCTCGCGTTCAGCTGGCTCACGCGGCTCGGCGACTTCGCCACCTTGGCGCCGGTGGCGGTGCTGGTGGCGCTGCTGCTGTGGCTGCGTTCCCATCGCGGCCTGGCGCTGGGCTGGTCGATGGCGCTGGGAGGCATCGTGCTGCTGAACCCTGCCCTCAAGCAGATCTTCGCGCGCGCCCGGCCGCTGCACGACCACGGCCTGGCGCACGAGACCAGCTACAGCTTCCCGAGCGGCCACAGCGCGGGCGCGATCGTGAGCTACGGCATGCTGGTCTATCTCGCGCTGCGCCTGCTGCCGCCGCGCTGGCACGTGGCGGCGGCGATGGCCGGCGCGGGTGCGATCGTCACCATCGCCTGCAGCCGGATCTTCCTGCAGGTGCACTTCGCGAGCGACGTGGTGGCGGGCCTGCTGACCGGGCTGGCCTGGCTGGTGGTGTGCGTGGGCGGGCTGGAGTTCGCGCGGCATCGCCAGCGGCGGCTCGCGCGCTGAAACCGGCCGCGAAAGAAAAAGGACCGCGCCCTTCCCTGCGGAAGGAGCGCGGCCCCAGAGACCGACCCGGATCGAGGGATCAGTATTCCCAGAAGATGCGCTGCAGTTCCTTGGTGTCGCTGGTCTTGGTCAGCGCGACCATCGCGAGGATGCGCGCCTTCTGCGGGCGCAGGTCGTGCGCCACCACCCAGTCGTACTTGTCGTCGGGCTGCTCGGCGTTGCGGATCACGAAGCCGTCGGGCACGCGCGAGCTGCGGATGACGACGATGCCGTCGGCGCGCACCTTCTGCAGGTTCGGCACGATGCGGTCGGCGACC is from Variovorax paradoxus and encodes:
- a CDS encoding phosphatase PAP2 family protein: MSSAVPVPSSLSSSPLPTPPALVAHAEQLGAHALGGFLSLLLASVLIAGLACWMAQRRRLALAAEEEPDEPRLVLALALGFAAILGASSLFAWIASNLGDGRTLGLADQALTDAIAQHMPRGVILAFSWLTRLGDFATLAPVAVLVALLLWLRSHRGLALGWSMALGGIVLLNPALKQIFARARPLHDHGLAHETSYSFPSGHSAGAIVSYGMLVYLALRLLPPRWHVAAAMAGAGAIVTIACSRIFLQVHFASDVVAGLLTGLAWLVVCVGGLEFARHRQRRLAR
- a CDS encoding metallophosphoesterase, which encodes MSVLLQVSDPHFGTEQPPVLAALERLARELAPELLVLSGDITQRATRAQFAAARAFVDRLAPPALLAIPGNHDIPLFQLAARAFAPYGRYSEAFGDELEPVIDRPGWLAIGVKTTRRWRHEDGEVSRAQVERVARRLAAAAPSQLRVVVTHQPVAVTRREDIGNRLHGGEVAVARWAAAGADLVLGGHIHLPFVLPLHECFAGFPRPMWAVQAGTAVSWRVRAGHPNSVNVLRRDDDARACAVERWDYAAERQAFVLADAVRLSLASTTAPL
- a CDS encoding diacylglycerol kinase encodes the protein MPAPETGPNTPLFIVLNAASGSEDAVQARQVIEEGCAAADRRLRIFTVDRGSADDGPGSLRALAREAVERARAAGGVVVAAGGDGTINAVAQATLGSGCAFGVLPQGTFNYFSRAHGIPRDTAQALEVLLTQTPRPVQVGLLNDRAFLVNASLGLYAQLLEEREHYKSRYGRNRLIALGAGLLTVLRGHRTLDLRMGWRGQERAIRTPTLFVGNNPLQLLQIGIEHADAPEQGQLAAVALKPHGLLSMPGLLLRGALGRLGEADEVLSFPFESMTVRIGRAGSRGPRRVKVATDGEIAWAEMPLLFRVSPEPLWLIRPDVAPELEAAKQ